The following coding sequences are from one Zonotrichia albicollis isolate bZonAlb1 chromosome 13, bZonAlb1.hap1, whole genome shotgun sequence window:
- the CEBPG gene encoding CCAAT/enhancer-binding protein gamma: protein MSKTPQQNPGTDASGVSVIHTQAHSSGLQQVPQLVPVSPGGGGKAVPPSKQGKKSSFVDRNSDEYRQRRERNNMAVKKSRLKSKQKAQDTLQRVNQLKEENERLEAKIKLLTKELSVLKDLFLEHAHNFADNVQPVGTESTTTNPENSGQ from the coding sequence ATGAGCAAGACACCCCAACAGAACCCCGGCACAGATGCAAGCGGAGTAAGTGTGATCCACACTCAAGCACACTCCAGTGGTCTGCAGCAGGTTCCCCAGCTGGTGCCAGTCAGTCCTGGGGGTGGAGGCAAAGCTGTGCCCCCGAGcaagcagggaaagaaaagtTCCTTTGTGGACAGAAACAGCGATGAGTATCGGCAGCGCAGAGAGAGGAACAACATGGCGGTGAAAAAGAGCCGCTtaaaaagcaagcagaaagCACAGGACACACTGCAAAGGGTCAACCAGctcaaagaagaaaatgaacGTTTAGAGGCAAAAATTAAACTCCTGACCAAGGAGCTGAGCGTACTGAAAGACTTGTTCCTTGAGCATGCCCACAATTTTGCAGATAACGTGCAGCCTGTTGGCACTGAGAGCACCACAACAAACCCAGAAAACAGTGGACAGTAG